In a genomic window of Quercus lobata isolate SW786 chromosome 4, ValleyOak3.0 Primary Assembly, whole genome shotgun sequence:
- the LOC115985798 gene encoding disease resistance protein RPP2B-like gives MESLTILNLSGCSKIKKIPEFKGIMKSLTELYLGCTAIEELPSSIECLTALTLLNLEYCRNLECLPRNITSLRSLEILILSKCSRLANLPDNLWKMKCLKELDLSGTAVREIPSSVFVLKDCGCGEPLESNFSVRPEFSLKRLILSRMSQLEGIGLNGIGCFSSLKYLTLSGNSFVNLPASISQLSKLEALDLSNCSMLRSLSGLPSTVRYINAQHCYSLEPSVTNLPVLYGQSSRSSVAYTILNRYLEGIHLKTGNETPTRREEDRSGTEFQMIIPSNEFPHFLMHQNSGKSVVIKLSPNWCNSRWMGFLLCLQISYSPNSVDVSSETFGFRANVISLGDRSRGKASEIFFKVSFSVDHIWLLYLSRDDWLATVLNGDQCSQIEVKFETSSPHAEVRMCGVGLVYKEEVRWFNLGIAEEAKCTCF, from the exons ATGGAGTCCCTTACAATTCTTAATCTTTCTGGCTGTTCAAAGATCAAGAAGATTCCGGAATTTAAGGGGATTATGAAAagcctaacagaactttatttGGGTTGTACTGCTATCGAGGAACTACCCTCATCAATTGAGTGCTTGACTGCCCTTACTTTACTAAATCTAGAATACTGCAGAAATCTCGAATGTCTTCCAAGAAACATAACTAGTTTGAGGTCACTTGAAATACTCATTCTTTCCAAATGCTCACGCCTTGCCAACCTGCCTGATAACCTTTGGAAAATGAAGTGTTTAAAGGAACTTGATTTGAGTGGAACTGCGGTTAGAGAAATTCCCTCTTCCGTTTTTGTCTTGAAAGATTGTGGATGTGGAGAGCCATTAGAGAGTAATTTTTCTGTGAGGCCTGAGTTTTCCCTAAAACGACTTATACTGAGTAGGATGTCTCAACTTGAAGGAATAGGGCTTAATGGTATTGGCTGCTTCTCCTCATTAAAGTATTTAACACTAAGTGGAAACAGTTTTGTCAACCTACCTGCAAGCATTAGTCAACTTTCGAAACTGGAAGCTCTTGATTTGAGCAACTGCAGTATGCTTCGATCATTGTCAGGCCTTCCATCAACTGTGAGATATATAAATGCTCAACATTGTTATTCCCTAGAACCATCAGTAACTAACCTACCAGTACTGTATGGACAGAGCAGTAGAAGCAGTGTGGCATATACAATATTGAACCGTTACTTAGAG GGAATTCATCTAAAAACTGGAAATGAAACTCCTACCAGAAGGGAAGAGGATAGATCTGGAACTGAATTTCAGATGATTATTCCCAGCAATGAATTTCCACATTTCTTAATGCATCAAAACTCAGGCAAATCAGTAGTCATAAAGCTGTCTCCAAACTGGTGTAATAGTAGGTGGATGGGATTCCTTCTCTGCCTCCAAATTTCATATTCTCCTAATTCTGTTGATGTTTCCAGTGAAACATTTGGTTTTAGAGCTAATGTGATAAGCCTTGGTGATAGGTCTCGCGGTAAGGCCTCTGAAATTTTCTTTAAGGTGTCATTTAGTGTGGACCACATTTGGCTATTGTATTTGTCTCGTGATGATTGGCTTGCTACTGTTCTGAATGGTGATCAATGCAGTCAGATTGAGGTTAAATTTGAGACCTCTAGCCCACACGCTGAGGTGCGGATGTGTGGAGTTGGTTTGGTATACAAAGAAGAAGTGAGATGGTTTAACTTAGGAATTGCAGAAGAAGCAAAATGTACGTGCTTCTGA